The Mercurialis annua linkage group LG8, ddMerAnnu1.2, whole genome shotgun sequence genome window below encodes:
- the LOC126661709 gene encoding uncharacterized protein LOC126661709, with product MTNTIWCVPLVRVDVCTTVKAFLDGALLPRGLNHTTITLIPKVSVPTSMDDLRPISLCPAHELTHYLKTRRENSKFELALMLDMSKAYERIEWNFVKKVMRKLGFDHQWIRWIMVCISSVSYSVALNEVENHINRIKIARRSPEVSHLLFTDDSLLFFQANRSQAKKVSELLSLYCDASGQQINRNKSSIFYGRNIPVSIRQQLGLVLEVRNSGGQDKYLGLPALVNKSKAETFKEIIVKVHQKVSGWQGNLLSNGGREPDTLISRVFKGRYFPHDSFLDTEHRSNRSSAWQSILWGKFVLSKGICWQVRSGDHILVRDDLWIPITHPFKIDQGTSIPQAVSTFADFIDRNAGVLKEILIKSIFTASDANAILSFPISLMGGRDKIIWNYTNNDKFSVKLAYHLAFDGPNPNIRSISIIRKEMLLSGESCGK from the exons ATGACAAACACCATTTGGTGTGTCCCGTTAGTACGAGTGGACGTTTGTACGACTGTGAAAGCCTTTTTAGACGGAGCTCTTCTTCCACGAGGCTTGAACCATACGACCATTACGCTAATTCCAAAAGTCAGCGTTCCTACGTCTATGGATGATCTTCGACCTATAAGCTTGTGTCCG GCACATGAATTGACGCATTATTTAAAAACAAGACGGGAAAATTCCAAGTTTGAGCTGGCTTTAATGCTCGATATGAGCAAAGCGTATGAACGAATCGAATGGAactttgttaaaaaggttatgagAAAATTGGGTTTTGACCATCAATGGATTCGCTGGATCATGGTTTGCATTTCCTCAGTTTCCTACTCCGTCGCCCTCAATG AGGTGGAAAACCATATCAACAGAATTAAAATAGCGCGCCGAAGTCCTGAGGTTTCTCACTTACTATTTACCGACGATTCCCTTCTCTTTTTTCAAGCAAACCGCAGTCAAGCGAAGAAAGTTTCTGAATTGTTAAGCCTGTATTGTGACGCCTCCGGTCAGCAAATTAACagaaataaatcatcaattttttaTGGTCGCAATATACCAGTGTCTATAAGGCAGCagcttggtttggttttggaagTTAGAAATTCTGGAGGTCAGGATAAATACTTGGGGCTTCCGGCGTTAGTAAACAAGTCCAAAGCAGAGACGTTTAAGGAAATAATTGTGAAAGTTCATCAAAAGGTCAGCGGGTGGCAAGGCAATCTTCTCTCCAATGGTGGTCGTGAG CCCGACACGCTTATATCTAGAGTTTTTAAGGGTCGCTATTTTCCTCATGACTCTTTCCTCGACACAGAACACCGCTCCAATAGGTCATCGGCGTGGCAAAGTATCCTCTGGGGCAAATTTGTGTTATCTAAAGGGATTTGTTGGCAAGTGAGGTCCGGAGATCATATCTTGGTCAGAGATGACCTGTGGATTCCCATCACCCATCCCTTTAAGATTGATCAGGGAACGAGTATTCCCCAAGCCGTCTCAACTTTTGCAGACTTTATTGATAGAAATGCTGGGGTTTTGAAAGAAATCCTGATCAAATCCATCTTCACTGCTTCGGATGCAAATGCCATTTTATCCTTCCCTATCAGTCTTATGGGAGGAAGGGATAAAATCATATGGAACTACACTAACAATGATAAGTTCTCTGTCAAGTTAGCATATCATCTAGCTTTCGACGGCCCAAACCCCAACATCAGGAGCATATCCATCATCCGGAAAGAAATGCTGTTAAGTGGAGAGTCTTGTGGAAAATGA
- the LOC126661711 gene encoding uncharacterized protein LOC126661711: MFKHWGWSLCHSEQVIEVMALREAICLATGMHLTSFIFEGDTKGIIEAMSRGVSTNAACDVVLHDFCLLSQAFSVCSFSLIRRISNWVTDSIVKQSLRDNSFHCNSLAQMQWLESRLL; this comes from the coding sequence ATGTTCAAGCACTGGGGTTGGAGCCTGTGTCATTCGGAACAAGTAATTGAAGTTATGGCACTTCGGGAAGCAATTTGCTTAGCCACCGGAATGCACTTAACATCATTTATTTTTGAAGGAGATACGAAGGGAATTATCGAAGCTATGTCAAGGGGTGTCTCTACAAATGCTGCTTGTGATGTTGTCCTTCATGATTTCTGTCTTTTAAGTCAAGCTTTTAGTGTTTGttcttttagtttaattaggCGTATTAGTAATTGGGTGACTGATTCGATAGTCAAGCAATCCCTCAGAGATAATTCGTTTCATTGTAATTCTCTAGCACAAATGCAGTGGCTAGAGTCCAGACTCTTGTAG
- the LOC126661708 gene encoding uncharacterized protein LOC126661708, producing the protein MIARHKELREKIRQLTSLYDITSAECIYEDQDQDPTGSLRIGDIRLATGKLEDDPAQVQDDLLEINLGTDESPKPIYINAGLDEGFREQLVALLIEFRDCFAWSYDEMPGLDPDIAEHKLPLKSGFRPFRQPPRRMSREVDTLIQDEIKRLEDAKFIREAQYTGWLSNIVPVMKKNGKLRVCVDFRNLNLATPKDEYPMPVADMLIDRAAGHTILSFLDAHSGYNQVPISKEDISKTAFRCPGPIGAYEWVVMPFGLKNAGATYQRAMNKMFRGLDCLEVYIDDVVIKSNTGEIHLADLRKGFERIRRNGLKMNPLKCAFGVSAGNFLGYLAKPPVMTPPKPNQPLLLYLSAAHESLGCMLAQEDDGIERAVYYLSRGLTDTEIRYTDIEKMCLCLYFTCCKLRYYMLPVVVYVLSQTDIIKYILSKPYLRNRIGKWAIAMSEFTLVYVPQRAVKGQVLADFLTDHPGITLKEETVTFFDIAVWKMWFDGSRTSQGAGAGVHIVTPLGASYQLSFRLQFECTNNQAEYEALIFGFEILAELGARAISVKGDSLLVIKQAKHLIEGFQDTRIEYTERADNGVANDLAQHGSGYKVNREFDAIERETPNLHTGGITIDERQFSVYQLDVTQDWRDELLKWFEKPDSTNRRLRTLALNYVVLAGELYKKGFEGLLFRCIGPKEAMLAMAEIHEDMPKVAKLVRNSAQYNTSRPKTCTIIKPWPFRGWAVDLIGKVYPGSSDGHTFVIIATCYFTKWVEAKPLKSPTQEAVIKFFKEYIVHRHGLTESITTDQGTMFTGGDISWWASQMKIKMLHSTPYYAQANGQAEATNKAIKLIVQKMIEENPRQWHVLLSEAVWANRTSQKSATGTSPFRLVYRYDATLPMELTVMSTRRRYQSQLSNDDYFDKMVIDALDLDEERLAALDHLEAQKRRVERAYNKRVKRRVFTVGDIVWKAVLPIGHKNNRLGKWSPNWEGPFIVVNKLEGGAYLLANIDGEEHDRAISGQFLKKYVPSCWEGIDRRLFGANDE; encoded by the exons ATGATAGCACGACATAAAGAATTGAGGGAGAAAATTAGACAGCTAACCTCGCTATATGATATTAcatcggccgaatgcatctaTGAGGACCAAGATCAAGACCCAACAGGATCGTTGCGGATCGGGGACATACGATTGGCAACCGGGAAGTTAGAAGACGATCCCGCCCAGGTACAGGATGACCTCCTCGAAATCAATCTGGGGACAGATGAATCACCTAAGCCCATATACATCAACGCAGGATTGGACGAAGGATTCAGAGAGCAACTGGTCGCTCTACTCATTGAGTTCCGCGACTGTTTTGCCTGGTCGTATGATGAAATGCCGGGCCTTGATCCTGATATCGCCGAGCATAAGCTCCCATTAAAGAGTGGGtttcggccatttcggcaaCCTCCCCGGCGAATGTCCAGGGAAGTGGATACTCTCATCCAGGATGAGATTAAGCGGCTGGAAGATGCCAAGTTTATTCGGGAAGCCCAATACACCGGATGGCTCTCTAACATCGTACCAgtgatgaagaaaaacgggAAGCTACGAGTATGCGTTGATTTTCGGAACCTCAACCTGGCCACACCCAAGGACGAATACCCGATGCCTGTGGCCGATATGCTGATCGACAGGGCAGCTGGAcacacgatactcagtttcctAGATGCGCACTCTGGGTACAACCAAGTTCCAATCAGCAAGGAagacatctccaaaacggctTTTAGGTGCCCCGGGCCGATCGGAGCGTACGAATGGGTCGTGATGCCCTTCGGCTTGAAAAACGCGggggcaacatatcagagggcgaTGAACAAGATGTTCAGAGGCCTTGATTGCCTTGAAGTCTACATCGACGACGTCGTAATCAAGTCAAATACCGGCGAAATTCATCTGGCCGACCTCCGGAAAGGTTTCGAGCGTATACGACGCAACGGGTTAAAGATGAATCCTTTGAAATGCGCATTCGGcgtttcggctggaaacttcttgg GTTACTTGGCAAAACCTCCGGTTATGACTCCTCCAAAGCCGAATCAGCCTTTATTGCTATACCTATCGGCTGCACACGAATCCCTaggatgtatgctcgcccaagaggacgatGGGATCGAGAGAGCAGTTTACTATTTGAGCCGAGGACTGACGGACACGGAAATTCGttataccgacatagaaaaaatgtgtctatgccTGTACTTCACGTGCTGTAAGCTGCGATACTATATGTTGCCGGTCGTAGTGTATGTTTTGTCCCAAaccgatatcattaagtatatctTATCAAAACCGTACTTAAGGAATCGGATTGGAAAATGGGCGATTGCAATGTCCGAATTCACATTGGTGTATGTTCCCcaaagagcagtaaaaggacaagtGTTGGCAGACTTCTTGACCGATCACCCTGGTATTACCCTCAAGGAAGAAACAGTCACGTTCTTCGACATCGCCGTGTGGAAGATGTGGTTCGACGGATCCAGGacaagccagggggcaggcgcgGGGGTACACATCGTCACGCCCTTGGGGGCATCCTACCAGTTGTCATTCAGACTCCAGTTCGAATGCACCAACAATCaggcagaatatgaggccctcatATTCGGTTTTGAGATTTTAGCCGAGCTAGGGGCAAGGGCGATCAGTGTAAAAGGAGATTCTTTGCTAGTCATTAAACAA gcgaaacaCCTGATCGAAGGCTTTCAAGATACGAGGATAGAATACACAGAGAGGGCCGATAACGGCGTTGCAAACGACCTAGCTCAGCACGGTAGTGGTTACAAGGTAAACCGAGAGTTCGACGCTATAGAGAGGGAAACGCCGAATCTCCATACCGGGGGCATCACGATCGACGAAAGACAATTCTCGGTTTACCAGCTGGACgtcacccaagattggagggaCGAGCTCCTGAAGTGGTTCGAAAAACCAGACTCCACGAATAGGAGGCTGAGGACTTTAGCCCTTAATTACGTGGTCTTAGCCGGCGAATTATATAAGAAGGGCTTTGAAGGGCTACTCTTCAGATGCATCGGTCCAAAAGAGGCAATGCTTGCTATGGCCGAGATACACGAAG ATATGCCAAAGGTTGCGAAGCTTGTCAGAAATTCGGCCCAATACAACACGTCCCGGCCGAAGACCTGCACTATCATCAAGCCATGGCCATTCAGAGGATGGGCGGTCGACCTGATAGGGAAAGTATACCCCGGCTCGTCTGATGGTCATACTTTTGTGATTATCGCCACTTGCTACTTCACCAAGTGGGTCGAAGCTAAACCTTTAAAGTCGCCGACACAAGAAGCGGTGATCAAGTTCTTCAAGGAATACATCGTCCACCGACACGGCTTGACCGAGTCCATAACTACAGATCAAGGGACTATGTTCACAGGAGGCGATATAAGTTGGTGGGCTtcccaaatgaagataaaaatgttaCATTCAACACCGTACTACGCTCAAGCTAACGGACAGGCCGAAGCCACCAACAAGGCCATCAAGCTTATAGTCCAAAAGATGATTGAAGAGAATCCAAGACAATGGCACGTGCTTTTATCGGAAGCCGTTTGGGCGAATAGAACCAGTCAGAAGTCGGCTACTGGGACCTCGCCGTTCCGATTGGTATACCGGTATGATGCAACGCTGCCAATGGAGTTGACAGTCATGTCGACTCGTCGCCGATACCAGAGCCAACTGTCCAATGACGACTACTTCGATAAAATGGTGATAGACGCTTTAGACCTGGACGAGGAACGATTAGCAGCATTGGATCACCTTGAAGCCCAGAAAAGAAGAGTCGAGAGGGCATACAACAAACGTGTAAAACGAAGAGTATTTACAGTGGGCGACATAGTCTGGAAGGCAGTCTTGCCTATCGGTCATAAAAATAATCGGCTTGGCAAATGGAGCCcaaattgggaaggcccctttatTGTAGTCAACAAGTTAGAAGGCGGTGCTTACTTGCTGGCGAATATTGACGGAGAGGAGCATGACAGGGCAATCAGCGGACAGTTCCTAAAAAAGTATGTTCCTAGTTGCTGGGAGGGCATCGACCGACGGCTGTTTGGGGCCAACGACGAATAG